From the genome of Nocardia sp. NBC_01503, one region includes:
- a CDS encoding Rv2175c family DNA-binding protein, translated as MSAIPYSDDVLPDSVTVLPLPDVAELLGMSVTRVHQMLREHQLIAVRRDGVIAVPKEFFDSTGQIAKHLTGLITVMRDGKYTNEEILEWIYTEDESLPGRPIDALHGDLAREVIRRAAADPF; from the coding sequence GTGAGTGCCATCCCCTACAGCGATGATGTCCTGCCGGATTCGGTCACCGTGCTTCCCCTGCCCGATGTGGCGGAGCTGCTCGGCATGTCCGTGACCCGGGTACACCAGATGCTGCGCGAACATCAGCTGATCGCGGTCCGCCGCGACGGTGTTATCGCCGTCCCGAAGGAGTTCTTCGATTCCACGGGCCAGATCGCGAAGCATCTCACCGGTCTGATCACCGTCATGCGCGACGGCAAATACACCAATGAGGAAATCCTCGAGTGGATCTACACCGAGGACGAGTCCCTCCCGGGCCGTCCCATCGACGCCCTGCACGGGGACCTGGCCCGCGAGGTCATCCGCCGCGCGGCCGCCGACCCGTTCTGA
- the pknB gene encoding Stk1 family PASTA domain-containing Ser/Thr kinase, which produces MLEGRYRIDAPIARGGMSTVFRGVDTRLDRPVAIKVMDPKFANDPQFLTRFELEARAVAKLKHPGLVAVYDQGVDGDHPFLIMELVEGGTLRELLRERGPMPPHAVRAVAEPVLAAIGVAHAAGLVHRDIKPENVLISDSGEVKIADFGLVRAVAAASITSDSVILGTAAYLSPEQVTSGSADARSDVYSAGILIFEMLTGRTPFTGDTSISIALQRVDKDVPSPSRLISGVPPEFDELVAHATAREPSHRFGDATEMARELRRIARELQLPDYRVPAPAESAEHLSARYRVDPAPAAAHPAPRTPEPVRHAPYGAADVTTRIPADPPTMQVPPHQQTRVMTAAREIPPEYAPPTRQDPRQPERGHRSELIEDRGKSRRTVIIWLSIVVALAMLLGIGGWWLGVGRYAAVPSIAGLDTQRAISTLQDAGFSTETRQKASDIIPVGNVVGTDPTAGTKVTKGSTVAVLVSSGKPKVPDVTPGQDVSSVTKAIKDAGLTPVDSGEIGSTAPKGTLAKVDPGPGTVLPTGGSVKVYRSKGSAPIKMPDLSGKTEDEAKGILQKAGITVRDTRAQYDAKIKAGQVIATDPVAGTTVETGDGVTLIVNNAVEVPSVLGSNVAAARAKLEALGLKVTVRQLASNESSIVISQSTLGNIEAGSTVTLVAIP; this is translated from the coding sequence ATGCTGGAAGGGCGCTACCGCATCGACGCGCCGATCGCGCGCGGCGGTATGTCCACGGTGTTCCGGGGGGTGGACACCCGTTTGGACCGACCGGTCGCCATCAAGGTGATGGACCCCAAGTTCGCCAACGACCCACAATTCCTCACCCGCTTCGAACTGGAGGCCCGCGCGGTCGCCAAGCTCAAGCATCCCGGCCTGGTCGCGGTCTACGACCAGGGCGTGGACGGCGACCATCCGTTCCTGATCATGGAATTGGTCGAGGGCGGCACGCTGCGTGAGCTGCTGCGCGAACGCGGACCCATGCCACCGCACGCGGTGCGCGCGGTCGCCGAACCGGTGCTCGCGGCCATCGGCGTCGCCCACGCGGCCGGACTGGTGCACCGCGATATCAAACCCGAGAACGTCCTCATCTCCGACTCCGGCGAGGTCAAGATCGCCGACTTCGGACTGGTGCGCGCGGTCGCGGCGGCGAGTATCACCTCCGACAGCGTGATTCTGGGCACCGCGGCGTACCTCTCGCCCGAACAGGTCACCAGCGGTAGCGCCGACGCGCGCAGCGATGTGTACTCGGCGGGCATTCTCATCTTCGAAATGCTCACCGGGCGTACGCCGTTCACCGGTGACACCTCGATCTCCATCGCCCTGCAGCGCGTGGACAAGGATGTGCCGAGCCCGAGCCGGCTCATCTCCGGCGTCCCGCCCGAATTCGACGAATTGGTCGCGCACGCCACCGCGCGCGAACCCTCGCACCGATTCGGCGATGCCACCGAAATGGCGCGCGAGCTACGCCGGATTGCCCGGGAGTTGCAGTTACCGGACTACCGGGTGCCCGCGCCCGCCGAATCGGCCGAACATCTGAGCGCGCGCTACCGAGTCGACCCGGCACCCGCGGCCGCTCATCCGGCCCCGCGCACACCCGAGCCCGTACGACACGCGCCCTACGGGGCCGCCGACGTCACCACCCGCATTCCGGCCGACCCGCCGACCATGCAGGTGCCCCCGCATCAGCAGACGCGAGTCATGACCGCCGCCAGGGAGATTCCGCCGGAGTACGCCCCGCCGACCCGGCAGGACCCGCGCCAACCCGAGCGCGGACACCGCTCCGAACTCATCGAGGATCGCGGCAAATCCCGGCGGACCGTCATCATCTGGCTCAGCATCGTGGTCGCCCTGGCCATGCTCCTGGGAATCGGCGGCTGGTGGCTGGGGGTGGGCAGATACGCGGCCGTGCCCTCCATCGCCGGACTCGACACCCAGCGCGCCATCTCCACCCTGCAGGACGCGGGCTTCTCCACCGAGACCAGGCAGAAAGCCTCGGACATCATTCCGGTGGGCAATGTGGTCGGCACCGATCCGACGGCCGGAACCAAGGTCACCAAGGGTTCGACGGTCGCGGTACTGGTCTCCAGCGGTAAACCGAAGGTCCCCGATGTCACGCCCGGGCAGGATGTCAGCAGCGTGACCAAGGCGATCAAGGATGCGGGGCTGACACCGGTCGACTCGGGCGAGATCGGCAGTACGGCCCCGAAAGGCACACTCGCCAAGGTGGATCCGGGTCCCGGGACCGTACTCCCGACGGGCGGCAGCGTGAAGGTGTACCGCAGCAAGGGATCCGCGCCCATCAAGATGCCGGATCTGAGCGGTAAGACCGAGGACGAGGCCAAGGGCATTCTGCAGAAGGCCGGAATTACGGTGCGCGACACCAGGGCCCAGTACGACGCCAAGATCAAGGCGGGTCAGGTCATCGCCACCGATCCGGTCGCCGGGACCACGGTCGAGACCGGGGACGGGGTCACCCTCATCGTCAACAACGCGGTCGAGGTGCCCAGCGTGCTGGGCTCCAATGTCGCCGCGGCGCGTGCGAAGCTCGAAGCCCTCGGCCTCAAAGTGACTGTGCGCCAACTGGCCTCGAATGAGAGCTCGATCGTCATCTCGCAGAGCACGCTCGGCAATATCGAAGCCGGTTCCACCGTCACCCTGGTGGCGATTCCCTAG
- a CDS encoding phytoene/squalene synthase family protein, which produces MSSVELELAYRDCRRIAAEHGRTYFLATRLLEPERRPAVHALYAFARMVDDIVDDTAAAIRVQDSAARLDRIENDLRGRLAHAPGAPGDDRVLLAVTDTILRYSIAPEHFWVFLDSMRMDIPGSPQYRDRYPTMAALRDYMRGSAAAIGLQMLPILGTVVPLAEAEPAAAALGEAFQLTNFLRDIAEDLDRGRVYLPADELAAFGVDDDLLQHCRDTGRTDPRVRRALAHLIAVNRGIYRSATPGIDLLTPRVRPAIRTAATLYGAILDEIERTDYAVFTRRATVPRHRRLRVAAKEFAADLR; this is translated from the coding sequence ATGAGTTCGGTGGAACTCGAACTCGCCTATCGGGATTGCCGCCGGATCGCCGCCGAACACGGGCGCACCTACTTCCTGGCGACCCGACTGCTGGAGCCCGAGCGAAGACCCGCCGTACACGCGCTGTACGCGTTCGCGCGCATGGTGGACGACATTGTCGACGACACCGCGGCGGCGATACGGGTCCAGGACTCCGCAGCGCGCTTGGATCGGATCGAGAACGACCTGCGCGGGCGGCTGGCGCACGCACCCGGCGCACCCGGTGACGACCGGGTACTGCTCGCGGTCACCGATACGATCCTGCGGTACTCCATTGCGCCCGAACACTTCTGGGTATTCCTGGACTCCATGCGCATGGACATTCCGGGCAGCCCGCAATACCGCGACCGCTACCCCACCATGGCTGCCCTGCGCGATTACATGCGCGGCTCCGCCGCCGCCATCGGCCTGCAAATGCTGCCCATCCTGGGCACCGTGGTCCCCCTCGCCGAGGCCGAACCCGCTGCCGCCGCGCTCGGCGAAGCCTTCCAGCTCACCAATTTCCTGCGCGATATCGCCGAAGATCTCGACCGCGGCCGCGTCTACCTGCCCGCCGACGAACTCGCGGCCTTCGGCGTGGACGACGATCTGCTGCAGCACTGCCGCGACACCGGCCGCACCGACCCCCGCGTCCGCCGCGCCCTGGCCCACCTGATCGCGGTCAACCGCGGCATCTACCGCAGCGCCACCCCCGGTATCGACCTGCTCACCCCCCGGGTACGCCCCGCCATCCGCACCGCCGCCACGCTCTACGGCGCCATCCTCGACGAGATCGAACGCACCGACTACGCCGTCTTCACCCGCCGAGCCACGGTCCCCCGGCATCGCCGACTCCGCGTCGCCGCAAAGGAATTCGCCGCCGACCTGCGCTAA